A single Pseudomonas sp. DC1.2 DNA region contains:
- a CDS encoding intradiol ring-cleavage dioxygenase, whose translation MDDNSPVVIPHPAVFLLSPEQITGPHLKRPDLIRRNISEGADGIPLILRLTIVDAMTSEPVTDALVDIWHCNMRDTCSGWNDVEPQEDVDVLGTDSIPCSDGNTYLRGGQFTDHKGNVRFTTIYPGFYAGRVLHIHLAVRMVSGTRCQDEEQVAWVGKLYFPETVSRSALNAREYRGLTSLSQSNRPANSDDSRAAAASTLTIHTLGRDTHEDGFFGHLSIGIDTFAVSTHIKPEDFDKYTV comes from the coding sequence ATGGACGACAACTCCCCAGTCGTGATTCCCCACCCCGCGGTTTTCCTGCTTTCGCCTGAGCAGATTACTGGCCCTCATTTAAAGCGTCCGGACCTCATCAGAAGAAATATCAGCGAAGGCGCCGACGGTATTCCCCTGATACTAAGGCTGACGATTGTCGATGCGATGACGAGTGAACCGGTCACCGACGCGTTGGTGGATATCTGGCATTGCAACATGCGCGACACCTGTTCGGGATGGAACGACGTCGAGCCACAAGAAGACGTCGATGTCCTCGGCACCGACTCTATCCCGTGTTCCGATGGCAATACTTACCTGCGCGGTGGGCAATTCACTGACCACAAAGGCAACGTGCGGTTTACCACAATCTATCCGGGTTTCTATGCGGGTCGGGTCCTGCACATCCATTTGGCGGTACGAATGGTCTCCGGCACCCGTTGTCAGGACGAGGAGCAGGTGGCTTGGGTCGGGAAGCTTTATTTTCCCGAGACGGTCTCCAGGTCGGCGCTCAACGCTAGGGAGTATCGGGGCCTGACCTCTTTGTCACAGAGCAACCGGCCAGCGAATAGCGACGACTCAAGGGCGGCTGCCGCCTCGACCTTGACCATTCACACCCTCGGTCGAGACACTCACGAAGACGGTTTTTTCGGGCATTTAAGTATCGGTATCGACACCTTCGCGGTGTCGACGCACATCAAACCCGAAGATTTCGACAAATACACTGTTTAG
- a CDS encoding bifunctional 4-hydroxy-2-oxoglutarate aldolase/2-dehydro-3-deoxy-phosphogluconate aldolase, with the protein MTNPSPTVSMADKVALIDSLCAKARILPVITIAREQDVLPLADALAAGGLTALEVTLRSQFGLKAIQILREQRPELCTGAGTVLDRNMLAAAERAGSQFIVTPGITRDLLEASVDSPIPLLPGISNASGIMEGYGLGYRRFKLFPAEVSGGVAAIKALGGPFGEVKFCPTGGVSPANIKSYMALKNVMCVGGSWMLDPEWIKNGDWARIQECTAEALALLD; encoded by the coding sequence ATGACAAACCCATCCCCGACCGTTTCCATGGCGGATAAAGTTGCCCTGATCGATAGCCTCTGTGCCAAGGCGCGGATTCTGCCGGTGATCACCATCGCGCGCGAGCAGGACGTGTTGCCGTTGGCTGACGCCTTGGCTGCCGGTGGCCTGACAGCGTTGGAAGTGACCCTGCGTTCGCAGTTCGGCCTCAAGGCAATCCAGATACTGCGTGAGCAGCGTCCGGAACTGTGTACGGGGGCTGGCACTGTGCTTGATCGCAACATGCTGGCGGCCGCTGAAAGGGCAGGTTCGCAGTTCATCGTCACGCCAGGCATCACCCGTGATCTGCTGGAGGCCAGTGTCGACAGCCCGATTCCGCTGTTACCGGGCATCAGCAATGCCTCCGGGATCATGGAAGGCTATGGCTTGGGTTATCGTCGCTTCAAGTTGTTTCCTGCCGAAGTCAGTGGCGGCGTAGCGGCCATCAAGGCGCTGGGCGGCCCGTTCGGCGAAGTGAAATTTTGCCCGACCGGCGGCGTCAGTCCGGCCAATATCAAAAGCTACATGGCGTTGAAAAATGTCATGTGCGTGGGCGGTAGCTGGATGCTTGATCCCGAGTGGATCAAGAACGGCGACTGGGCCCGCATTCAGGAATGCACCGCCGAGGCATTGGCGCTGCTGGACTGA
- the pgl gene encoding 6-phosphogluconolactonase — MAISELKLPQGVSAHEFKNPVLLADGLALAVAEQLREAISAHGTATLVVSGGRSPVAFFQNLAKQPLDWSRVVVTLADERWVPVEHADSNAGLIKRYLLQGPAAKATFLSLYSVSANLEQAAEQADHMLAELPPIDVLVLGMGDDGHTASLFPNSLNLAAALDADGSRRCWPMLAPSVPHQRLSMSRALLASAKHTVLSISGQSKLITLNAALAGDDVAAMPVRAFLQSKLEIYWCP; from the coding sequence ATGGCGATATCTGAATTGAAACTGCCTCAGGGCGTCAGCGCCCATGAGTTCAAAAACCCAGTGCTGTTGGCCGATGGCCTCGCACTGGCCGTGGCCGAGCAACTGCGCGAGGCCATCAGCGCGCACGGCACGGCGACCCTGGTGGTTTCCGGTGGACGCAGTCCTGTCGCGTTCTTCCAGAACCTGGCCAAGCAGCCGCTGGACTGGTCCAGGGTTGTGGTGACGTTGGCCGATGAGCGTTGGGTGCCGGTCGAGCACGCTGACAGTAACGCCGGTCTGATCAAGCGTTACTTGCTGCAAGGCCCGGCGGCCAAGGCGACGTTTCTGAGCCTCTACAGTGTCAGCGCCAATCTTGAACAAGCCGCCGAGCAGGCCGATCACATGCTGGCTGAATTGCCACCGATTGACGTGCTGGTGTTGGGCATGGGCGACGATGGCCACACCGCATCACTGTTCCCCAACAGCCTGAATCTGGCCGCTGCCCTGGACGCCGATGGCTCCCGTCGTTGCTGGCCGATGCTGGCGCCGAGCGTGCCGCACCAGCGCCTGAGCATGAGCCGCGCATTGTTGGCATCGGCCAAGCACACAGTGCTGTCGATTTCCGGTCAGTCCAAGCTGATCACCCTGAACGCCGCATTGGCCGGTGACGATGTCGCCGCCATGCCGGTTCGCGCATTTTTGCAATCTAAGTTAGAGATTTACTGGTGCCCATGA
- the zwf gene encoding glucose-6-phosphate dehydrogenase, whose protein sequence is MPSITVEPCTFALFGALGDLALRKLFPALYQLDGAGLLHENTRIIALAREPGSEQQHMAFIATELRRYVDAKELDEAVVERFLSRLSYLHVDFLKADDYVALAEQAGTAQRLIAYFATPAAVYGAICENLAKVGLAENTRVVLEKPIGSDLESSRTVNDAVAQFFPENRTYRIDHYLGKETVQNLIALRFANSLFETQWNQNYISHVEITVAEKVGIEGRWGYFDKAGQLRDMIQNHLLQLLCLIAMDPPADLSADSIRDEKVKVLKALAPISPEGLTTQVVRGQYIAGYSEGKSVPGYLEEENSNTQSDTETFVALRADIRNWRWAGVPFYLRTGKRMPQKLSQIVIHFKEPSHYIFAPEQRLQISNKLIIRLQPDEGISLRVMTKEQGLDKGMQLRSGPLQLNFSDTYRSARIPDAYERLLLEVMRGNQNLFVRKDEIEAAWKWCDQLIAGWKKSGDAPKPYAAGSWGPMSSIALITRDGRSWYGDI, encoded by the coding sequence ATGCCTTCGATTACGGTTGAACCGTGCACCTTTGCCTTGTTCGGCGCCCTTGGCGACCTGGCCTTGCGCAAGCTGTTTCCTGCCCTTTATCAACTTGACGGTGCCGGCCTGTTGCACGAGAACACGCGAATCATCGCGTTGGCCCGTGAACCCGGCAGCGAGCAACAGCACATGGCGTTTATCGCCACCGAGCTGCGCCGCTACGTCGATGCCAAAGAGCTGGACGAAGCCGTGGTCGAGCGTTTCCTCTCCCGATTGAGTTACTTGCACGTCGATTTCCTCAAGGCTGACGATTATGTCGCCCTGGCCGAACAAGCCGGCACTGCTCAACGATTGATTGCCTACTTCGCCACACCGGCAGCGGTTTACGGCGCGATTTGCGAGAACCTGGCGAAGGTTGGGCTGGCCGAAAACACCCGTGTGGTGTTGGAAAAGCCCATCGGTTCGGATCTGGAATCCTCGCGTACAGTCAACGACGCAGTGGCGCAGTTCTTCCCGGAAAACCGTACCTACCGCATTGATCACTATCTGGGCAAAGAAACGGTCCAGAACTTGATCGCCCTGCGTTTCGCCAACAGCCTGTTCGAAACCCAGTGGAACCAGAACTACATTTCCCACGTGGAAATTACCGTGGCTGAAAAGGTCGGTATCGAGGGCCGCTGGGGTTATTTCGACAAGGCCGGTCAGTTGCGGGACATGATCCAGAATCACCTGTTGCAACTGCTCTGCCTGATCGCCATGGACCCGCCGGCTGACCTGTCCGCGGACAGCATCCGAGACGAGAAAGTCAAAGTCCTCAAAGCCTTGGCGCCGATCAGTCCTGAGGGCCTCACTACCCAAGTGGTACGCGGTCAGTACATCGCTGGGTACAGCGAAGGCAAGTCGGTTCCGGGTTACCTGGAAGAAGAAAATTCCAACACCCAGAGTGACACTGAGACGTTCGTCGCCCTGCGTGCCGATATTCGCAACTGGCGTTGGGCCGGCGTGCCGTTTTACCTGCGTACCGGTAAGCGGATGCCGCAGAAGTTGTCGCAGATCGTTATCCACTTCAAGGAACCGTCCCACTATATTTTCGCTCCCGAGCAGCGTCTGCAAATCAGCAACAAGCTGATCATTCGCCTGCAACCTGACGAAGGCATTTCCTTGCGTGTGATGACCAAAGAACAAGGCCTCGATAAAGGCATGCAGCTGCGCAGCGGTCCGTTGCAGCTGAATTTTTCCGATACCTATCGCAGCGCGCGGATTCCCGATGCCTACGAGCGGTTGTTGCTGGAAGTGATGCGCGGCAATCAGAACCTGTTTGTCCGTAAAGATGAAATCGAAGCCGCGTGGAAGTGGTGTGACCAGTTGATCGCCGGGTGGAAAAAATCCGGTGACGCGCCCAAGCCTTATGCGGCCGGGTCCTGGGGACCGATGAGCTCCATTGCTCTGATCACGCGAGACGGGAGGTCGTGGTATGGCGATATCTGA
- a CDS encoding MurR/RpiR family transcriptional regulator: MRNLLEQIQNRLEDLNKAERKVAEVILLNPQQATRFSIAALAQASKVSEPTVNRFCRSFGVSGYPELKLQLAQSLASGAAYVSRAVEADDNPEAYTQKIFGSAIASLDSALQALDPSLISRAVDLLIQARQIHFFGLGASAPVALDAQHKFFRFNLAVTAHADVLMQRMIASVAHTGELFVIISYTGRTRELVEVARIARANGASVLGLTAEGSPLAKASTLSLNIPLPEDTDIYMPMTSRIIQLTVLDVLATGMTLRRGVDFQPHLRKIKESLNASRYPVGDEFN; encoded by the coding sequence GTGCGAAATCTACTGGAACAGATCCAGAATCGCCTTGAAGACCTGAACAAGGCAGAACGCAAAGTCGCCGAAGTGATCCTGCTTAACCCGCAGCAGGCCACCCGGTTCAGCATCGCCGCGCTCGCCCAAGCCTCGAAAGTCAGCGAGCCAACGGTCAACCGCTTCTGCCGTTCATTCGGTGTCAGCGGCTACCCGGAGCTCAAGCTGCAATTGGCCCAGAGCCTGGCCAGCGGCGCCGCGTATGTCAGCCGTGCGGTCGAGGCCGATGACAACCCTGAAGCCTATACCCAGAAAATCTTCGGCAGCGCCATCGCGTCCCTCGACAGCGCATTGCAGGCACTGGACCCGAGCCTGATCAGTCGTGCCGTCGACTTATTGATCCAGGCCCGGCAGATCCACTTCTTCGGCCTCGGTGCCTCCGCGCCCGTGGCGCTGGATGCACAACATAAGTTCTTTCGCTTCAACTTGGCAGTCACCGCTCATGCGGATGTACTGATGCAGCGCATGATTGCCTCGGTAGCGCACACCGGCGAATTGTTTGTGATCATTTCCTACACCGGTCGCACCCGCGAACTGGTGGAAGTGGCGCGCATTGCCAGGGCAAACGGGGCATCGGTACTGGGCCTGACGGCTGAAGGTTCCCCGCTGGCCAAGGCCAGCACCCTGAGCCTGAACATTCCGCTGCCCGAAGACACCGACATCTATATGCCAATGACCTCACGGATCATTCAGTTGACCGTGCTGGATGTGCTGGCCACCGGCATGACCTTGCGCCGAGGCGTTGATTTCCA